The DNA segment tatatatatatatatatatatctatatatatacagtatatacacacatatatatatacatatatatatatatatatatatatatatatatatatatatatatgtttgtgtgtttgttggtcTTGATGCATAGATGAGTTTGGATTCATAAAAGCCTATACGTGCATTCAATATTAAGAATGTAATTAATCCATTTCATTCGCAGGTGATTGTGCTCTTGGCGGCTGCCGCTTGCGCTACTGAAATTGAGAAGCGAGAGGCGGAGCCTGGTTATGAAAGCTATGGCCATGTGACACCCTATCATCGTCCTTCTTATGGATATGGCTATTCCCATCACCATCACAAGCGGGATGCTGAGCCTGAGCCTGAGCCTGAAGCTgatccttcttatggtcactcctatgggtaccgcagctaccacccagtgagctatggctattctcatcaccatcataagagatctgctgatcctgagccAGAGCCTTCAGCTGATCCCtcttatggtcactcctatgggtaccg comes from the Palaemon carinicauda isolate YSFRI2023 chromosome 16, ASM3689809v2, whole genome shotgun sequence genome and includes:
- the LOC137654938 gene encoding shematrin-like protein 1; the protein is MKILVIVLLAAAACATEIEKREAEPGYESYGHVTPYHRPSYGYGYSHHHHKRDAEPEPEPEADPSYGHSYGYRSYHPVSYGYSHHHHKRSADPEPEPSADPSYGHSYGYRSYHPVSYGYSHRYHKRSADPEPEASADPSYGHSYGYRSYHPVSYGYSHHYHKRSADPEPDASPSYGSYAPVYPRPSYGYSYGRYH